The genomic window CGAAATAGCGGGAGAGTGAGATGAACGCATGGACAGCCCTGGTGCTGGCGGGCCTTTTTGAAGTCGGCTTCACGACGGCCCTCAAACTGGAGCAGCAGAACAAGAACTGGGGCTGGGCCTTCATCGTCTGCGCCTGGATCAGTTTCGGTTTTCTGGCACAGGCGATAGAAACCATTCCCCTCGGCACGGCCTACGCCGTCTGGACTGGCATCGGCGCCGTGGGAACGGTATTGGTCGGGCGGGTTTTTTTCGGTGAGCAGCTCGGGGGGCGCAAGCTCGCGCTGCTGGCGGTTATGGTCGCGGCGATCCTCGGCCTGAAGGTGACGGCATGACGGCCCCGGCCCCGCAGACGAAAAACGCCGCCTGGGGCTGGGTCCTGCTGGCGGGGCTGTTCGAGGTCGGCTTTACCTATGCCCTGAAAATGTCGCAGCACGACGGCAAATACCTGGGACTGTTCCTGCTGTGCGCCATCGTCAGTTTCGAGTGTCTGGCCCAGGCGCTGAAGACGCTTCCCGTCGGCCTCGCCTACGCCGTCTGGACCGGTATCGGCAGCGTGGGGACCATCCTGGTCGGGTTGGTGCTTTTTGGCGACAGTCTCTCGGCGCTGCGTCTGGGCCTGCTGACGGTCCTGATCGGCTCCATCGCCGGCTTGAAGATTGTGGATCGGTGACGAAGGCCGGGCAAAGCCGTAGCGACAGACAGGTTCAGCCCCGCAGCGCCGCGTGCGTTTCCAGCGCGTAGCGGTCGGTCATGCCCGCGAGGTGGTCGCAGATGGCGCGGGGCAGCCCATCACGCCCCACGCGGCTGCGCGGGCGCGGAGGCAGCAGCGCCGGACGGGTCAGGAAGGCGCCGAACAGTTCGGTGAGCACCTGTTCGGCCTGATAGACCTCGCGCTCGACTTGCCAGTGGCGGTAGAGCCGCTCGCGCAGAAAGTCGCCCGCCCCGCGCAGGTGCCCCCGCAGCGCCGGGCTGTAGGTGACGAGCCGGTGCGCGTGGGCCTGCACCGCGTCCGGCGAAGCCACGCCGCTCGCCGCAATCGCCGCGTCGCTGCTGCGGGTCAGGTCGCCGATCAGCCAGCCGAGCAGCTCGCGTTGCAGCGTCCGCAGGTCGGCGGAGGAGGGCCGCTGCGAGGTCACGCCACTGCGTTCCTGCAATTCGCGCCACAGCGGCAGCTCCAGCAGGTCTTCGGGGTGCAGCAGCCCGCTCCGCAGCCCGTCGTCGAGGTCGTGGGCGGTGTAGGCAAGCGCGTCGGCGGCGTCCACCACCTGCGCTTCGAGGCTGGGCTGGCGCTGCGTGGGGGGCAAGGCAGCCCGCCCATGTTTGTTGAGCCCGTCGAGGGTGTCGAGCGTCAGGTTGAGCCCCGGCTGCTCGCCCGAGCGCTCCTCCAGCAGTGTCACGATGCGCCGGGCCTGCGAATTGTGGTCGAAGGTTTCGCCGTGCCCGCGCATGAGCGAGTCGAGCAGCCGCTCGCCCGCGTGCCCGAACGGCGGGTGCCCGAGATCGTGGGCGAGCGCCACCGTTTCGGCCAGTGTTTCGTTGAGCCCCAGCGACAGCGCCGCCGTGCGCGCCACCTGCTGCACTTCCAGCGTGTGCGTGAGCCGGGTACGGTAGTGGTCGCCGAGCGCGGGGGCATTGAGAAACACCTGCGTTTTGGCTTCCAGCCGCCGGAACGCTTTGGTGTGCAGCACCCGGTCACGGTCTTTCTGGTAGGCGGTGCGCGTTTCGCTGGGCGCTTCGGGCACCGCGCGCCGGGCCTCGCTGCTGCGCCGGGCGAAGGGCGGGAGCAGGGCGGCCTCACGGGCTTCGAGGTCGGCGCGGGTGAACATGCCCGCAAGATAGGGCGCCGCCAGTGCTGGGGACTGTCATGTCTGCCAGTACACAAAGGGGGCCAGCACAGACCAGACCGCCCTGCCGCTCTAGACTCCCCCCATGTCTGCCACCAAAACCATCTATGACGGCCACATCGTCAAGCTCGAACTGGAAGAGGGCAAATGGGAAATCGTGCGCCACGCCGACGCGGTGGCGATTTTGCTGCTCAGCGAGGGGGGTGAGATGAAACTGGTGCGCCAGCGCCGCCGCGCGGTGGACGCCGATACGCTCGAAGCCCCGGCGGGATTGATTGACGAAGGCGAAACGCCCGAAGCCGCCGCCCGGCGCGAGTTGCAGGAAGAAGTCGGCCTCGACGCCGACCTGACGCTGCTCACCCGCTTCTACACCAGCCCCGGCTTCTGCGACGAGCAGCTCTACGTGTTCGAGGCCAAAAATCCCCGCGAATCCCGCCTGCCCCTCGACGAGGACGAAGAGATTGAGGAAGTGTGGATGGCGCCCCAGACCCTACTCGACGGCCTGCGCGGCGGCACGGTCCAGAGCAGTTCGCCCACCGTCGCGGCGGCACTCTACGCCCTCCAGCGGCTCGCGGGGCAGCAGTGAAGACTTACGTTTCTCCCTCGCAGCGGCCCGACACCGAGACGGTCATTGCCATCGGGTCGTTCGACGGGGTGCATCTGGGGCATCAGGCGCTGCTCGCCCAGCTCAAGGCGCGGGCGCGCGAATACCGCGTGCCGAGCGTGGTCTACACCTTCGACCCGCCCACCCGCGTGCTGATGCAGGGCGTCGAGTTTCTGTCCACCCTGCCGGAAAAACTCGACCTGCTGCGGCTCTACGGCATCGACGAAACCATCGCCGTGCCGTTTACCCCCGAGTTCGCCGCGCGGCCCAAGGAAGCCTTTTTGGCCGACCTGCGGGCGATGAAGCCTCGCGCGGTGGTTGTCGGTGAGGACTTCTACTTTGGCAAGGGCCGCGCGGGCAGCACCGCCGACCTGCGCGAAGTCTGCGCCGACGTGGTGTCGCTGCCCATGCACCAGCTTGGCGGCGACGACATCAAGAGCACCCGCATCCGGGCGCTGCTGAAAGAGGGCGACGTGGACGGCGCGCAGCGTCTCCTGGGCCGCCCCTACGACGCGCAGGGCGTGGTGGTGCGCGGCGACCAGATCGGGCGCACGCTCGGCTGGCCCACCGCCAACCTCCGGGTGTCCGAGGGCAAGGCGCTGCCGCTCGGCGTGTTCGCCGTGCAGGTCGTCAACGACAAGGGCGAGCGCTGGGGCGGCATGGCGAACGTGGGTTGGCGTCCCACCGTCGAGGGCCGCGAGCGCCGCTTCGAGGTCCACCTGTTCGACTACCAGGGCGACCTCTACGGCGAGGAGTTGCAGGTGAAGTTCCTGTCGCGCCTGCGCGGCGAGCAGAAATTCAGCGGCCTGGACGAACTCAAGGCCCAGCTCGGGCGCGATGCCGAGGCGGCGCGGGCCGCGCTGGGCGGGTAAGAACGCTCAGTCGAAAGCCGGAGGCCGCGTTCGAAACAGCCTCCGGTTCCTTTTTGGCCCCAGCGCTCAGCGCGGCGTGCCGAAGTTCTGGCCCCAGTACAGGCGGTAGGGGCTGCCCGCCACCGTCACGGCGCCCACGCCCAGCTCGGTGAAGGCCGGGTTCATGATGTTGGTGCAGTGGCCAGGGCTCTTGAGCCAGCCGTCCACCACGGCGGCGGGGCTCGGCTGCCCGGCAGCGATGTTTTCCCCGGCGGTGCGCCAGAGGTACCCCGCTCCGGTAATGCGGTCGCTGAACGGCACGCCCTCGGGGGTGGTGTGGTCGAAGTAGCCGCGCTTGCCCATGTCGAGGGTGTGGTTGCGCGAGGCGTGGGCAAGTTGGTCGTTCCAGCGCAGCGCCGGGGCCGGGGCGTAAGGCGTGGTGCCGCAGGTGGCCCCGCGTGCACGGGCTTCGTTGGTTAAGCGCAGGATTTCGAGTTCGTCGGCGCTGGCAGCGCGGTTACTCTCGGGATACCAGGTGTAGCCGCTGGGGCCGGTGGGGGGCGCCGGGGGAGTAGGTGCTGGGGGCGTTGGTGCCGGAGGAGTTTGAGGCGGAGCAGCCGGCACCTGCACCGTGACCGGCACGTTGCGGGTCAGGCGCGAGCCGTCAGCCAGCTCGAAGGCAAGGGACACACTGCCGCTGCCCGCCTGGGTGCCCGCCGTGAGCACCACCTGACCGCTCTGCGCCGAGGTCTGCTGCATTTCCACCCGGCTGACGAGCGCCGAGGGCTGGACCAGCGACACGCCGCGCACCGGCCCCTGGTACGCCAGCGCTGCGCTGCCACCACTTACCAGGGAAACGCCCGCAGCGGGCACCGTCAGTTCGACGGTCTGGGGCTGCGGCGCCGCCTGCACCGGAATCTGCACCTGCGCCTGGCGCGTGGGGTCCTGCACGCTGCGCGCCGTCACCGTCAGGGTGCCGCCAGGGGCGCTGACTGGCACGCTCAGGCCCGCGCTGCCGTTGCCCCGGTCGCTGAGCTGGGCGGTGAGGTCGGGGGTGTCGCCCTTCACGTCCCAGGTGACGCCGGTCTGGTAAGCCCCACTGCCACTCACCGTCGCCTGGAGGTCGAGACTCTGCCCGGCCTGGAGCGCGGCGCGGCTGGCTTTCAACTCCACT from Deinococcus radiodurans R1 = ATCC 13939 = DSM 20539 includes these protein-coding regions:
- a CDS encoding DMT family transporter, coding for MNAWTALVLAGLFEVGFTTALKLEQQNKNWGWAFIVCAWISFGFLAQAIETIPLGTAYAVWTGIGAVGTVLVGRVFFGEQLGGRKLALLAVMVAAILGLKVTA
- a CDS encoding DMT family transporter gives rise to the protein MTAPAPQTKNAAWGWVLLAGLFEVGFTYALKMSQHDGKYLGLFLLCAIVSFECLAQALKTLPVGLAYAVWTGIGSVGTILVGLVLFGDSLSALRLGLLTVLIGSIAGLKIVDR
- the dgt gene encoding dGTP triphosphohydrolase, whose translation is MFTRADLEAREAALLPPFARRSSEARRAVPEAPSETRTAYQKDRDRVLHTKAFRRLEAKTQVFLNAPALGDHYRTRLTHTLEVQQVARTAALSLGLNETLAETVALAHDLGHPPFGHAGERLLDSLMRGHGETFDHNSQARRIVTLLEERSGEQPGLNLTLDTLDGLNKHGRAALPPTQRQPSLEAQVVDAADALAYTAHDLDDGLRSGLLHPEDLLELPLWRELQERSGVTSQRPSSADLRTLQRELLGWLIGDLTRSSDAAIAASGVASPDAVQAHAHRLVTYSPALRGHLRGAGDFLRERLYRHWQVEREVYQAEQVLTELFGAFLTRPALLPPRPRSRVGRDGLPRAICDHLAGMTDRYALETHAALRG
- a CDS encoding NUDIX hydrolase translates to MSATKTIYDGHIVKLELEEGKWEIVRHADAVAILLLSEGGEMKLVRQRRRAVDADTLEAPAGLIDEGETPEAAARRELQEEVGLDADLTLLTRFYTSPGFCDEQLYVFEAKNPRESRLPLDEDEEIEEVWMAPQTLLDGLRGGTVQSSSPTVAAALYALQRLAGQQ
- the ribF gene encoding riboflavin biosynthesis protein RibF codes for the protein MKTYVSPSQRPDTETVIAIGSFDGVHLGHQALLAQLKARAREYRVPSVVYTFDPPTRVLMQGVEFLSTLPEKLDLLRLYGIDETIAVPFTPEFAARPKEAFLADLRAMKPRAVVVGEDFYFGKGRAGSTADLREVCADVVSLPMHQLGGDDIKSTRIRALLKEGDVDGAQRLLGRPYDAQGVVVRGDQIGRTLGWPTANLRVSEGKALPLGVFAVQVVNDKGERWGGMANVGWRPTVEGRERRFEVHLFDYQGDLYGEELQVKFLSRLRGEQKFSGLDELKAQLGRDAEAARAALGG
- a CDS encoding CAP domain-containing protein, whose translation is MTPNAALTENVKLAVTAAPSDLAVSLSGTMLLVDAAQTPAGTYAVTVTGTAAGLTRQATVQVSVSPAPAQVSGVELKASRAALQAGQSLDLQATVSGSGAYQTGVTWDVKGDTPDLTAQLSDRGNGSAGLSVPVSAPGGTLTVTARSVQDPTRQAQVQIPVQAAPQPQTVELTVPAAGVSLVSGGSAALAYQGPVRGVSLVQPSALVSRVEMQQTSAQSGQVVLTAGTQAGSGSVSLAFELADGSRLTRNVPVTVQVPAAPPQTPPAPTPPAPTPPAPPTGPSGYTWYPESNRAASADELEILRLTNEARARGATCGTTPYAPAPALRWNDQLAHASRNHTLDMGKRGYFDHTTPEGVPFSDRITGAGYLWRTAGENIAAGQPSPAAVVDGWLKSPGHCTNIMNPAFTELGVGAVTVAGSPYRLYWGQNFGTPR